A region from the Malus domestica chromosome 07, GDT2T_hap1 genome encodes:
- the LOC103428421 gene encoding uncharacterized protein, which translates to MIQELSTIDDLPASNVELKPEKIEEGKDGGPSFHCDLYDTELVYKIAQVFIPGLATACVDNTSGDIFRTAGSVAADLRKEMVEYITQRSENFVAESVILEGGTDAQVSDHPYDIISDFVDDFASSKRNLFSRVTGWLLSEKREDNIDDFVQEMEINGFWLIDKREAIAQTLLKNVDFKNEHHCNMKFNSQEAVAEHASSCSFRSMTCTNEGCTIVFCASHMEKHDSVCPFKIIPCEQNCSSTIMRREMDRHCITVCPMKLVSCPFYAVGCQSPVPHCKVEQHRSDDRHSHLLFILQTIHKEASAEDLKKRVEQIEKASSSSQLADARDVRSLTSAVKGIEEKLGPMEMSSKHPEDVEAKPGPAELNGEHPEDVEAKLGPTEVTSKPTEDLEARLQPHEVNKRTPEVVETKLGPKEVSSKPQEDPQTKLGSKEMSSNTSKDLEANQGSKEVSSKTSEDPEAKLGTKEPSRKVEKKQAPKEVDSKPPEDHEAKIGTNEVSSQPREDHETSQGSKEVSSKPPEDPEVKLGSKELSRKSPEDVEKKLAPKELDSTLPEDHEPKTRTKDVDNESPKDIEAKRGPKEVNNESPKDIEAKVGQDFEAKVTPSESSSKPPEDLEAKLGPKEASGKHKDSEESRETSTSKNVLEEAQT; encoded by the exons ATGATACAG GAATTGTCAACCATTGATGATCTGCCTGCGAGTAATGTGGAACTCAAACCGGAAAAGATTGAAGAAGGGAAGGATGGAGGTCCTTCGTTTCATTGTGATCTTTACGACACAGAATTAGTTTACAAGATAGCTCAAGTGTTCATCCCTGGATTAGCTACAGCTTGTGTTGACAACACATCTGGTGATATCTTCAGGACCGCTGGTTCAGTGGCTGCTGATCTCAGAAAGGAAATGGTGGAGTATATTACTCAGAGAAGCGAAAATTTTGTAGCGGAGTCTGTTATCTTAGAAGGTGGGACGGATGCACAAGTCTCTGATCATCCGTATGACATCATTTCTGATTTTGTTGATGACTTTGCAAGTTCCAAGAGAAATCTGTTTAGTCGGGTTACAGGATGGCTGCTAAGTGAAAAAAGAGAAGATAACATAGATGATTTCGTTCAAGAGATGGAAATAAACGGGTTTTGGTTGATTGATAAAAGAGAAGCAATAGCACAGACTCTGCTTAAGAATGTCGACTTTAAGAATGAACATCACTGCAACATGAAGTTTAACTCTCAAGAAGCGGTTGCCGAGCATGCTTCAAGCTGCAGTTTTAGGTCTATGACTTGCACAAATGAAGGGTGTACTATTGTATTTTGTGCAAGTCACATGGAGAAACACGATTCCGTTTGCCCGTTCAAGATAATTCCATGTGAACAAAACTGCTCCAGTACCATCATGAGACGCGAGATGGACAGACATTGTATTACCGTCTGTCCAATGAAGCTTGTTAGTTGTCCTTTCTATGCAGTGGGTTGTCAATCTCCCGTACCACACTGTAAAGTTGAGCAACATCGTTCGGATGATcgccattctcacttgcttttcaTTCTTCAAACTATTCACAAGGAAGCATCTGCAGAGGATCTAAAGAAACGGGTGGAGCAAATAGAAAAG GCATCTTCATCGAGTCAATTAGCTGATGCTCGAGATGTGAGATCGTTAACATCTGCAGTCAAGGGTATTGAAGAGAAACTTGGTCCAATGGAGATGAGCAGCAAACACCCAGAGGATGTTGAAGCAAAGCCAGGACCAGCAGAATTGAACGGCGAACATCCAGAGGATGTTGAAGCAAAGTTAGGGCCAACGGAAGTGACCAGCAAACCCACCGAGGATCTTGAAGCAAGACTTCAGCCGCACGAAGTGAACAAAAGAACCCCAGAGGTTGTTGAAACAAAACTAGGGCCAAAGGAAGTGAGCAGCAAACCCCAAGAGGATCCTCAAACTAAACTAGGGTCAAAAGAAATGAGCAGCAATACCTCCAAGGATCTTGAAGCAAACCAAGGGTCAAAGGAAGTGAGCAGCAAAACCTCTGAGGATCCTGAAGCAAAGCTTGGGACAAAGGAACCGAGCagaaaagttgaaaaaaaacaaGCGCCAAAGGAAGTGGACAGCAAACCCCCAGAGGATCATGAAGCAAAAATTGGGACAAATGAAGTGAGCAGCCAACCCCGAGAGGACCATGAAACAAGCCAAGGGTCAAAGGAAGTGAGCAGTAAACCCCCAGAGGATCCTGAAGTAAAGCTTGGGTCAAAGGAACTGAGCAGAAAATCCCCGGAGGATGTTGAAAAAAAACTTGCGCCAAAGGAATTGGACAGCACACTACCAGAGGATCACGAACCAAAAACCAGGACAAAGGATGTGGACAATGAATCCCCGAAGGATATTGAAGCAAAACGTGGGCCAAAGGAAGTGAACAACGAATCCCCGAAGGATATTGAAGCAAAAGTAGGGCAGGATTTTGAAGCAAAAGTAACTCCTAGTGAAAGCAGCAGCAAACCACCAGAGGATCTTGAAGCAAAACTGGGGCCAAAAGAAGCGAGCGGCAAACACAAGGATAGTGAAGAGAGTAGAGAAACCTCAACTTCGAAAAATGTCTTGGAGGAAGCTCAAACATGA
- the LOC103420525 gene encoding NADP-dependent D-sorbitol-6-phosphate dehydrogenase-like — MAITLNSGFKMPVVGLGVWRMEGKEIRDLVFNALNLGYRHFDCAADYKNEPEVGEALAEALSTGLVKREDLFITTKLWNSDHGHVVEACKDSLKKLRLDYLDLYLVHFPVATKHTGVGTTGSALDEDGVLEIDTTVSLETTWHAMEELVSMGLVRSIGISNYDIFLTRDCLVYSKVKPAVNQIETHPYFQRESLVKFCQKHGICVTAHTPLGGAAANIEWFGSVSCLDDPVIKNLAEKYKKTVAQVVLRWGIQRNTVVIPKTSKLERLKENIQVFDFELTKEDMDLIGKVDRKHRTNQPAKFWGVDLYA; from the exons ATGGCGATAACACTCAACAGTGGATTCAAGATGCCAGTAGTGGGGCTGGGTGTTTGGCGCATGGAAGGAAAAGAAATCAGAGACCTCGTTTTCAATGCCCTCAACCTAGGCTATCGCCATTTCGATTGCGCTG CTGATTACAAGAATGAACCAGAAGTTGGGGAGGCACTTGCAGAAGCACTTTCGACTGGGCTTGTTAAGCGAGAGGATCTCTTCATCACCACCAAG CTTTGGAATTCAGATCATGGACATGTGGTAGAGGCCTGTAAAGATAGTCTGAAGAAACTTCGGTTGGATTATCTAGATCTGTACCTTGTTCACTTTCCTGTTGCCACCAAGCATACCG GAGTTGGTACGACTGGCAGTGCTTTGGATGAGGATGGGGTGCTAGAAATAGACACCACTGTATCTTTGGAAACTACCTGGCATGCTATGGAAGAGCTGGTCTCTATGGGTTTAGTTCGTAGCATTGGAATTAG TAACTATGATATCTTTCTAACGAGAGATTGCTTAGTTTATTCCAAAGTGAAGCCGGCCGTGAATCAGATTGAGACTCACCCATACTTCCAGCGTGAATCTCTTGTCAAATTCTGTCAGAAGCATGGCATCTGTGTCACTGCCCACACTCCTCTTGGAGGTGCTGCCGCCAACATCGAAtggtttggttcagtttcatgtCTGGATGATCCAGTTATCAAG AATCTGGCTGAGAAATACAAAAAGACTGTCGCCCAAGTTGTTCTAAGGTGGGGCATCCAACGCAACACGGTTGTCATCCCGAAGACATCAAAACTTGAGAGATTGAAAGAGAATATCCAAGTTTTCGACTTTGAGCTTACCAAAGAGGACATGGACCTGATTGGGAAGGTAGACAGGAAACACCGGACAAATCAACCTGCCAAGTTTTGGGGCGTTGATCTGTATGCATAG